One Streptomyces sp. NBC_00554 DNA segment encodes these proteins:
- a CDS encoding carbohydrate ABC transporter permease gives MAVIEQTPPIVAPPSTAGPKKGWRKYWHLYAAISPFYLIFLGFGLFPVGFSLYLSFHRWDGLGSMEWAGLSQYQYLLSDSDFWNSIGNTIIIWALATFPMIFLAMVTAVMLNSAVRFKNVYRFAYFLPNVTSVVAIAIVFGSIFSTNFGMVNAVLEAVGIDQVAWLNTPWGIKVTIAALMTWQWTGYNAIIFLAGLQTVPSELYEAARVDGANPIQTFFRITLPLLRPTLLFVLVVSTVTGLQSFSEPQVLLQTSSNDSTFAGGPGHSGQTMVLYFFQQTFDNNDFGYGAAVAWGIFLVVVIFSIINWRLVQRRGD, from the coding sequence GCCGCCCTCCACGGCCGGGCCGAAGAAGGGCTGGCGCAAGTACTGGCACCTCTACGCCGCCATCTCCCCCTTCTACCTGATCTTCCTCGGCTTCGGCCTGTTCCCGGTCGGCTTCTCGCTCTATCTGTCCTTCCACCGCTGGGACGGCCTCGGCTCGATGGAGTGGGCCGGGCTCTCGCAGTACCAGTACCTGCTGAGCGACAGCGACTTCTGGAACTCGATCGGCAACACGATCATCATCTGGGCCCTTGCCACCTTCCCCATGATCTTCCTGGCGATGGTCACAGCCGTGATGCTCAACTCGGCGGTCCGCTTCAAGAACGTCTACCGGTTCGCGTACTTCCTGCCGAACGTCACTTCCGTCGTCGCCATCGCGATCGTCTTCGGCTCGATCTTCTCCACCAACTTCGGCATGGTGAACGCCGTCCTGGAGGCGGTGGGGATCGACCAAGTGGCCTGGCTGAACACACCGTGGGGCATCAAGGTCACCATCGCGGCGCTGATGACCTGGCAGTGGACCGGCTACAACGCCATCATCTTCCTCGCCGGGCTCCAGACCGTGCCGAGCGAGCTGTACGAGGCGGCGCGGGTGGACGGCGCCAACCCGATCCAGACCTTCTTCCGGATCACGCTGCCGCTGCTGCGGCCCACGCTGCTGTTCGTGCTCGTCGTCTCCACGGTCACGGGCCTGCAGAGCTTCTCCGAACCACAGGTGCTGCTCCAGACCTCGTCCAACGACTCGACGTTCGCGGGCGGTCCGGGCCACTCGGGCCAGACGATGGTCCTCTACTTCTTCCAGCAGACCTTCGACAACAACGACTTCGGGTACGGAGCCGCGGTGGCGTGGGGCATCTTCCTCGTCGTCGTCATCTTCTCGATCATCAACTGGCGCCTCGTGCAGCGCCGGGGCGACTAG
- a CDS encoding carbohydrate ABC transporter permease has protein sequence MASIKGSHRRGIALHLPLVIGTLISAFPFYWAVIMSTHSSTEIFSYPPKLLPGTHFLENVRNLFDAIDFFGSMWNSLLVATSVTFLVLLFDSLAAFVFAKFEFPGKGLLFGLLMVIFMVPAQLSVIPQFVLMAKIGWIGSMTALIVPAAANAFGIFWMRQYMKTAIHDELLDASKLDGANFLRQYWHVALPVVRPGLAFLGIFTFMGQWNDFAWPLISLTNPDNVTLQVALSQLNGTHGTTDYGIVMTGALLALIPLLIVFAIGAKQIIGDLAKGAVRG, from the coding sequence ATGGCATCCATCAAGGGGTCCCACCGCAGAGGGATCGCGCTGCACCTCCCGCTGGTCATCGGCACGCTGATCTCGGCCTTCCCGTTCTACTGGGCCGTCATCATGTCGACGCACAGCTCGACGGAGATCTTCTCCTACCCGCCGAAGCTGCTGCCGGGCACGCACTTCCTGGAGAACGTCCGCAACCTCTTCGACGCCATCGACTTCTTCGGGTCGATGTGGAACTCGCTCCTTGTCGCGACGTCGGTGACCTTCCTGGTCCTGCTCTTCGACTCCCTCGCGGCGTTCGTCTTCGCCAAGTTCGAGTTCCCCGGCAAGGGTCTGCTGTTCGGGCTGCTCATGGTCATCTTCATGGTCCCGGCGCAGTTGTCGGTCATCCCGCAGTTCGTCCTCATGGCGAAGATCGGCTGGATCGGCTCGATGACCGCGCTGATCGTGCCTGCCGCGGCCAACGCCTTCGGCATCTTCTGGATGCGCCAGTACATGAAGACGGCCATCCACGACGAGCTGCTCGACGCCTCCAAGCTCGACGGCGCGAACTTCCTGCGCCAGTACTGGCACGTGGCGCTTCCGGTGGTCCGCCCCGGCCTCGCCTTCCTCGGCATCTTCACCTTCATGGGCCAGTGGAACGACTTCGCCTGGCCCCTGATCTCCCTCACCAACCCCGACAACGTGACCCTCCAGGTCGCGCTGTCCCAGCTCAACGGCACCCACGGCACCACCGACTACGGCATCGTGATGACAGGCGCCCTGCTCGCCCTCATCCCGCTGCTGATCGTGTTCGCGATCGGCGCCAAGCAGATCATCGGCGACCTCGCGAAGGGAGCCGTCCGCGGATGA
- a CDS encoding glycoside hydrolase family 2 TIM barrel-domain containing protein, producing the protein MTNDPLLALRPWESPEVTSWGRLPMNAVDRRAQALSLDGDWRFQLLPTPTAPVGDDWSSSQVPGAWTLQDTDDLPWYTNSQMPWGEFPPASPAANPTGVYEREVDVPAEWAGRRIVLQVGAAESVLLVHVDGRPVGVSKDSHLAAEFDLSAVVHPGASHTVRLTVVKWSDASHLEDQDQWWHGGITRPVLLYATDPLYLADVTVRTRLDGELRVDCQVRHASGALPAGWYVTGQLETQLIAQDTEFDRFNEEDGRVSDFLGEVRLSTVVREVRPWSAETPELYGLTVRLHRADGSVADTALHRIGFREVEIRGRDLLLNGERVYIRGVNRHDFHPLTGRTVSYDDMRADLVLLKRFGFNAIRTAHYPNDPTLYDLADELGFYVVDEANIEAHDHAHEIADDPRYTSAFVDRVTRMALRDKNHPSVIIWSLGNESDYGANHDAAAGWLRRHDPTRPLQYEGAAKLDWADPALASDIACPMYAPIEDCVAHALSGEQTKPLIQCEYSHAMGNSNGTLADHWAAIESTPGLQGGFIWEFWDHGILQRVNDGRPAGLGGAGLYDNGVAAPGHRWAYGGDFGETIHDGVFIADGVVFPDRTPKPVMYEHREIAAPVRLAYDRDGLRVTNHQHFRGLEWLAAEWSLALADGGTLTAPAELPAVRPGGTASVPLPFALPEDGGEAWLTLRVTTADDESWAPRGTEVCVPQVRLRAADPVAPVSPRGTPVEVDEDGLLVHPLLTAAPVLSLWRAPTDNDVLGGMAARWQAWGLDALVRKVVAVRHAGASITVLAEYVTEAGPVRHEQVFTRVRGGVRIEETAELPDGLDDVARVGSVFETVAGLDVLAWYGQGPWESYPDRSTGAPVGHHSVPVDELFTPYLRPQESGGRHGVRHFTLSAPDATGLAVDLAEPSQVSVTRYLAEDLAAATHHDELVPRPGCVVHLDAAHRGLGTASCGPDTSPSYLVAAGTHRWSWTLRVL; encoded by the coding sequence ATGACCAACGATCCGCTGCTGGCCCTGCGCCCCTGGGAGTCACCCGAGGTGACTTCCTGGGGGCGCTTGCCCATGAACGCCGTCGACCGGCGCGCCCAGGCTCTCTCCCTCGACGGCGACTGGCGCTTCCAGCTCCTCCCGACCCCCACGGCTCCAGTGGGCGACGACTGGTCCTCGTCCCAGGTCCCCGGCGCCTGGACCCTCCAGGACACCGACGACCTGCCCTGGTACACCAACTCCCAGATGCCGTGGGGCGAGTTCCCGCCCGCGTCTCCGGCGGCCAACCCGACGGGCGTGTACGAGCGTGAGGTCGACGTTCCGGCCGAGTGGGCGGGCCGGCGGATCGTGCTCCAGGTGGGCGCCGCCGAGAGCGTGCTGCTCGTCCACGTCGACGGTCGGCCCGTAGGCGTCTCCAAGGACTCGCATCTGGCGGCCGAGTTCGACCTCTCCGCCGTCGTACACCCCGGCGCGTCGCACACCGTGCGGCTCACCGTGGTCAAGTGGTCGGACGCCTCGCACCTTGAGGACCAGGACCAGTGGTGGCACGGCGGCATCACCCGCCCCGTACTGCTGTACGCGACCGATCCGCTGTATCTGGCCGATGTGACCGTGCGGACCCGGCTCGACGGTGAGCTGCGGGTGGACTGCCAGGTGCGGCATGCCTCGGGCGCGCTCCCCGCAGGCTGGTACGTCACCGGGCAGCTGGAGACCCAACTCATCGCCCAGGACACGGAGTTCGACCGCTTCAACGAGGAGGACGGCCGCGTCTCCGACTTCCTCGGCGAGGTGCGTCTGAGCACGGTCGTCCGCGAGGTCCGCCCGTGGTCCGCGGAGACACCCGAGCTGTACGGGCTGACCGTCCGGCTGCACCGCGCCGACGGCTCGGTCGCCGACACCGCGCTCCACCGCATCGGCTTCCGCGAGGTCGAGATCCGCGGCAGGGATTTGCTCCTCAACGGCGAGCGGGTCTACATCCGGGGCGTCAACCGGCACGACTTCCATCCGCTGACCGGCCGGACGGTGTCGTACGACGACATGCGCGCCGATCTCGTGCTGCTGAAGCGGTTCGGGTTCAACGCGATCCGCACCGCGCACTACCCGAACGACCCGACGCTGTACGACCTCGCGGACGAACTCGGCTTCTATGTGGTCGACGAGGCGAACATCGAGGCGCACGACCACGCCCACGAGATCGCCGACGACCCGCGCTACACCAGCGCCTTCGTGGACCGGGTCACACGGATGGCGCTCCGCGACAAGAACCATCCCTCCGTCATCATCTGGTCGCTCGGCAACGAGTCCGACTACGGCGCCAACCACGACGCGGCGGCGGGCTGGCTCCGCCGCCACGACCCGACCAGGCCGCTCCAGTACGAGGGCGCCGCCAAGCTCGACTGGGCCGACCCGGCGCTCGCCTCCGACATCGCCTGCCCCATGTACGCGCCCATCGAGGACTGTGTCGCGCACGCCCTGTCCGGCGAGCAGACCAAGCCACTCATCCAGTGCGAGTACTCACACGCCATGGGAAACAGCAACGGCACGCTCGCCGACCACTGGGCCGCCATCGAGTCAACCCCAGGGCTTCAGGGCGGTTTCATCTGGGAGTTCTGGGACCACGGCATTCTCCAGCGTGTGAACGACGGAAGACCGGCCGGGCTCGGTGGCGCCGGGCTGTATGACAACGGTGTCGCCGCGCCGGGCCACCGCTGGGCGTACGGCGGCGACTTCGGCGAGACGATCCATGACGGCGTGTTCATCGCCGACGGGGTCGTCTTTCCCGACCGCACGCCCAAGCCGGTGATGTACGAGCACCGGGAGATCGCGGCGCCCGTTCGGCTGGCGTACGACCGCGACGGACTCCGGGTGACCAACCACCAGCACTTCCGCGGTCTGGAATGGCTGGCCGCCGAGTGGTCGCTCGCCCTCGCGGACGGCGGCACGCTCACGGCGCCGGCCGAGCTGCCCGCCGTACGGCCGGGCGGGACCGCGTCGGTGCCGCTTCCCTTCGCGCTGCCGGAGGACGGCGGCGAGGCCTGGCTCACGCTGCGGGTGACGACGGCCGACGACGAGTCGTGGGCGCCGCGCGGCACGGAGGTGTGTGTGCCGCAGGTGCGACTGCGGGCGGCGGATCCAGTGGCCCCGGTCTCGCCGAGAGGCACACCCGTCGAGGTCGACGAGGACGGCCTCCTTGTCCATCCGCTGCTCACGGCCGCCCCCGTGCTGTCGCTGTGGCGGGCACCGACCGACAACGACGTCCTCGGCGGCATGGCGGCGCGCTGGCAGGCGTGGGGGCTGGACGCCTTGGTACGCAAGGTCGTCGCCGTACGCCATGCGGGCGCGAGCATCACCGTGCTCGCCGAGTACGTCACCGAGGCCGGCCCCGTGCGCCACGAGCAGGTGTTCACACGCGTCCGGGGCGGCGTGCGCATCGAGGAGACGGCCGAACTGCCGGACGGGCTCGACGATGTCGCTCGGGTCGGCTCCGTCTTCGAGACCGTCGCCGGGCTCGACGTCCTCGCGTGGTACGGGCAGGGCCCCTGGGAGTCCTACCCGGACCGGAGCACGGGCGCGCCCGTGGGGCACCACTCCGTTCCCGTGGACGAGCTGTTCACCCCCTATCTGCGCCCGCAGGAGAGCGGCGGGCGGCACGGCGTACGGCACTTCACCCTGTCGGCGCCGGACGCCACGGGCCTGGCGGTGGACCTCGCGGAACCCTCCCAGGTCTCCGTGACCCGCTACCTGGCCGAGGATCTGGCCGCCGCCACACACCACGACGAGCTGGTGCCGCGGCCCGGCTGCGTCGTGCACCTCGACGCCGCTCACCGCGGCCTGGGCACCGCCTCGTGCGGGCCCGACACCTCGCCCTCCTACCTCGTCGCGGCCGGTACCCACCGCTGGTCCTGGACGCTGCGCGTGCTCTGA
- a CDS encoding LamG-like jellyroll fold domain-containing protein: MCTSHGQTEAEQAGAGRRNFLRATALIGAASAVSLPAVTTAQAAPASAESTWRPDSESRRFTLAVMPDTQYLFDGASINPAPIEASLRYLLEHGRDDNIVFLSHLGDITENGAKAEFDAAGKAFELLDKRGVGYSVLAGNHDIRSSTDDQRGSTPYLDAFGPQRFAGKRTFGGASPDGYNTFHLFKAAGREWLVLALDWRLSAKGYAWANDVIAQHPKTPVILTTHELVYGDDALSAYGQQLWDQLIRDHDQIFLTLNGHYWPAARATRKNAAGNDVHLHLTNYQNRYYGGAAMIRLYHFDLDRDTIDVETVSPWILGRAAKGLNELERQEMELSGDADRFSVDIDFEERFSGFAPEPARPSRPASKMLVRGTVAYWRFDGHEDGSAVEGTVRDLSGHGNDLTLVKVGDSSLTFSSAHHPDQPGHGSISFQGGKPPLKGAYLRTIDGAPLNSATFKRGYTIEAFYQVPADWDASRNAWAGLVSRTGTGGGAGKTEGDPDEPLATLSLSDGPGPQWAARPLNQQGIATNWGDETAREQWWHVAVVNDGSHTTMYVQGCPVARNPTAVAVGLTSLGLPWLLGGYEYAGKIDQILYGRLGDVRIVERALPVTSFMNH, encoded by the coding sequence GTGTGTACTTCGCATGGCCAGACGGAGGCCGAACAGGCCGGCGCCGGCCGCCGCAACTTCCTGCGGGCCACGGCGCTGATCGGCGCGGCCTCGGCGGTCTCACTGCCCGCGGTCACCACCGCGCAGGCCGCACCCGCCTCCGCGGAATCGACGTGGCGGCCCGACTCCGAGAGCCGCCGCTTCACGCTCGCCGTGATGCCCGACACGCAGTACCTCTTCGACGGGGCGAGCATCAACCCGGCTCCGATCGAGGCGTCGCTCCGCTACCTCCTGGAACACGGCAGGGACGACAACATCGTCTTCCTGTCGCACCTGGGCGACATCACGGAGAACGGCGCGAAGGCCGAATTCGACGCGGCGGGCAAGGCGTTCGAGCTGCTCGACAAGCGGGGCGTGGGCTACAGCGTCCTCGCGGGCAACCACGACATCAGGTCGTCCACGGACGACCAGCGCGGCTCCACCCCGTACCTGGACGCCTTCGGCCCGCAGCGCTTCGCGGGCAAGCGCACCTTCGGCGGCGCATCGCCGGACGGCTACAACACCTTCCACCTCTTCAAGGCCGCCGGCCGGGAGTGGCTGGTCCTCGCCCTGGACTGGCGGCTGTCGGCGAAGGGGTACGCATGGGCCAACGACGTCATCGCCCAGCACCCGAAGACGCCCGTCATCCTCACCACGCACGAGCTCGTCTACGGCGACGACGCCCTCTCCGCGTACGGGCAGCAGCTCTGGGACCAGCTGATCCGTGACCACGACCAGATCTTCCTCACCCTCAACGGGCACTACTGGCCCGCCGCCCGCGCCACCCGCAAAAACGCGGCCGGGAACGACGTACACCTGCACCTGACGAACTATCAGAACCGTTACTACGGCGGCGCGGCGATGATCCGCCTCTACCACTTCGACCTCGACCGCGACACCATCGACGTCGAGACGGTCTCGCCGTGGATCCTTGGCCGGGCGGCCAAGGGGCTCAACGAGCTGGAGCGCCAGGAGATGGAACTCAGCGGCGACGCCGACCGGTTCTCGGTCGACATCGACTTCGAGGAGCGCTTCTCAGGCTTCGCACCGGAGCCCGCGCGCCCGTCCCGGCCCGCCTCGAAGATGCTGGTGCGGGGCACGGTCGCCTACTGGCGCTTCGACGGACACGAGGACGGCAGCGCGGTCGAGGGAACCGTGCGCGACCTGTCCGGGCACGGCAACGACCTCACGCTGGTCAAGGTCGGCGACAGCTCCCTGACCTTCTCGTCGGCCCATCACCCGGACCAGCCGGGCCACGGCAGCATCAGCTTCCAGGGCGGCAAGCCTCCGCTGAAGGGGGCCTACCTGCGGACGATCGACGGTGCTCCCCTCAACTCGGCCACCTTCAAGCGTGGTTACACCATCGAGGCCTTCTACCAGGTGCCCGCCGACTGGGACGCCTCGCGCAACGCCTGGGCCGGGCTGGTCAGCCGCACCGGCACGGGCGGTGGCGCGGGCAAGACCGAGGGGGACCCGGACGAGCCGCTCGCCACACTCTCGCTGTCCGACGGACCCGGCCCGCAGTGGGCGGCGCGGCCCCTCAACCAGCAGGGCATCGCGACCAACTGGGGCGACGAGACGGCCCGGGAGCAGTGGTGGCACGTCGCCGTCGTCAACGACGGGTCGCACACCACGATGTACGTCCAGGGCTGCCCCGTCGCCCGCAATCCCACCGCGGTCGCCGTCGGACTCACCTCCCTCGGACTGCCCTGGCTGCTCGGCGGCTACGAGTACGCGGGGAAGATCGACCAGATCCTGTACGGCCGGCTCGGGGACGTCCGGATCGTCGAACGCGCCCTGCCCGTCACGTCGTTCATGAACCACTGA
- a CDS encoding PHP domain-containing protein has product MTEQQLPVWADPSVSPSRLDAQGVSRRQLLRRAGLFSAAFAAGSLATPAAAHGQGLGGNDPRLAYLVGDHHIHTVYSHDAKYTFSQLAAAGAEYGLDWMVFTEHSNFGHAQYGAPLERKEILEARAENPRQLIFQGLEWYIPAAEHATVFAAPGRHEVDLLTRFELAYDGKLLGYTDGAADNPNTARNQAHAVKAIKWLAEQRRTGYVDDVLVLANHPMRLGIDSPYEMRDWRDAASEIMIGMEGAPGAQGAAIPGWRGTTSIRGEYENKPSAQSWPGYPADAYLTYGGFDWATATVGGLWDAMLAEGKLFSVTTNSDAHRIVFDTWKNGDWAAGQNFDNTGKLPDPVNTDTPQPGSDFWPGQFSRTHVGVTRYGYRSVMAGLRAGRVWLDHGHLIDGLDVRLKRDRDQGRGVTMGGRLRVRKGDKLTLSVTVTSASRPNPQGILPELAHVDVIRGAVRGPAARDDWKAPDTKVVRTVDVSGRKGTYTLRIPLVAGDESFYVRLRGSDGNRNGTGYLGATVDPHGPITHAPGNGDPWADTWFYANPIFVDVAGA; this is encoded by the coding sequence ATGACCGAGCAGCAGCTGCCCGTCTGGGCCGATCCGTCCGTCTCGCCGTCCCGCCTCGACGCACAGGGTGTCTCCAGACGCCAACTCCTGCGCCGGGCAGGCCTGTTCAGCGCCGCGTTCGCCGCCGGTTCACTGGCGACCCCCGCGGCCGCTCACGGGCAGGGCCTCGGCGGCAACGACCCGCGCCTCGCCTATCTCGTCGGCGACCACCACATCCACACGGTCTACAGCCACGACGCGAAGTACACGTTCTCCCAACTCGCCGCCGCGGGCGCCGAGTACGGCCTCGACTGGATGGTGTTCACCGAGCACTCCAACTTCGGGCACGCCCAGTACGGTGCTCCGCTGGAACGCAAGGAGATCCTCGAGGCGCGCGCCGAGAACCCGCGCCAGCTGATCTTCCAGGGCCTGGAGTGGTACATCCCTGCCGCCGAGCACGCCACGGTCTTCGCCGCGCCCGGCCGCCACGAGGTGGACCTGCTCACCCGGTTCGAGCTGGCCTACGACGGCAAGCTGCTCGGCTACACCGACGGCGCCGCCGACAACCCGAACACGGCACGCAACCAGGCACACGCGGTCAAGGCCATCAAGTGGCTGGCCGAGCAGCGCCGTACCGGTTACGTCGACGATGTGCTGGTCCTCGCCAACCACCCGATGCGCCTGGGCATCGACTCCCCGTACGAGATGCGCGACTGGCGGGACGCGGCGTCCGAGATCATGATCGGCATGGAGGGCGCTCCGGGCGCACAGGGCGCGGCCATCCCCGGCTGGCGCGGTACGACCTCGATCCGCGGCGAGTACGAGAACAAGCCGTCCGCGCAGTCCTGGCCCGGCTACCCGGCGGACGCCTACCTCACCTACGGCGGCTTCGACTGGGCGACCGCGACGGTGGGCGGCCTCTGGGACGCCATGCTCGCCGAGGGCAAGCTGTTCTCGGTCACCACCAACTCCGACGCCCACCGCATCGTGTTCGACACCTGGAAGAACGGCGACTGGGCGGCCGGGCAGAACTTCGACAACACCGGCAAGCTGCCGGACCCGGTGAACACCGACACCCCGCAGCCCGGCAGCGACTTCTGGCCCGGCCAGTTCAGCCGCACCCATGTGGGCGTGACCCGCTACGGCTACCGCTCGGTGATGGCGGGCCTCCGTGCCGGCCGGGTCTGGCTCGACCACGGGCACCTGATCGACGGACTCGACGTCCGGCTGAAGCGGGACCGCGACCAGGGCCGGGGCGTGACGATGGGCGGCCGCCTACGCGTCCGCAAGGGCGACAAGCTGACCCTGTCGGTCACGGTGACGAGCGCATCCCGCCCCAACCCCCAGGGAATCCTGCCCGAGTTGGCCCATGTCGACGTGATCCGCGGCGCCGTACGCGGACCCGCCGCCCGCGACGACTGGAAGGCACCCGACACCAAGGTGGTACGCACCGTGGACGTCAGCGGCCGCAAGGGGACGTACACCCTGCGCATCCCGCTGGTCGCAGGCGACGAGTCCTTCTACGTCCGCCTGCGCGGCAGCGACGGCAACCGCAATGGCACGGGGTATCTGGGCGCCACCGTCGACCCGCACGGCCCGATCACCCACGCACCGGGGAACGGCGACCCGTGGGCAGACACATGGTTCTACGCGAACCCGATCTTCGTGGACGTGGCGGGAGCTTGA
- a CDS encoding MaoC family dehydratase: MTITVNGLDELKKLAGSDLGTSEWIEITQERIDTFADATGDHQWIHVDPEKAAAGPFGAPIAHGYLTLSLFIPLFTELLDVEGVSTKVNYGLNKVRFPSPVKVGSRIRLVAKLASVEDVPGGVQVAVDGTIEIDGGGKPAAVLQSLSRFYA, translated from the coding sequence ATGACCATCACCGTGAACGGCCTCGACGAACTCAAGAAGCTGGCCGGCAGCGACCTCGGCACCAGTGAGTGGATCGAGATCACCCAGGAGCGCATCGACACCTTCGCCGACGCGACCGGCGACCACCAGTGGATCCACGTCGACCCGGAGAAGGCGGCGGCAGGCCCCTTCGGCGCGCCAATCGCCCACGGCTATCTCACCCTCTCCCTCTTCATCCCGCTCTTCACCGAACTGCTGGACGTCGAGGGCGTGTCGACGAAGGTCAACTACGGGCTGAACAAGGTGCGGTTTCCCTCGCCGGTGAAGGTGGGCTCGCGGATCCGGCTGGTCGCGAAGCTTGCCTCGGTCGAGGATGTGCCGGGTGGGGTCCAGGTCGCCGTCGACGGCACGATAGAGATCGACGGCGGGGGGAAGCCCGCCGCCGTCCTCCAGAGCCTGTCCAGGTTCTACGCGTAG
- the menE gene encoding o-succinylbenzoate--CoA ligase, with protein MRNEGLGSWPARRARKTPQRTALIHGDTAATYAQLYARTTRLAQALRALGLRRGDRIAYLGPNHPSYLETLFAAGTLGAVFVPLNPRLAGPEIAYQLRDSGAKALVYAPTLAGLVAGLPGNADVRTYVEVGARYEELIDGASEEPVDQPVTADDTCIIMYTSGTTGRPKGAMLTHGNLTWNAINVLVDTDLIADERALVSAPLFHTAGLNMLTLPVLLKGGTCVLVESFDPAATLDLIERHRITFMFGVPTMFDQVARQPRWADADLSSLRILTCGGSPVPTPLIAAYQERGLTFLQGYGMTEAAPGTLFLDAEHAVSKAGSAGVPHFFSDVRVVRPDFAPAEVGETGEVVVRGPHVMPGYWGLPDETAAVFADGWFRSGDAARIDEDGYVFIVDRIKDMIISGGENIYPAEIEDLLLAHPDIVECAVIGVADDKWGEVPRAVVVAREGVELDPDDILASLAGRLAKYKIPKSVVVADELPRTASGKLLKARVRSRYGTNS; from the coding sequence ATGCGCAACGAGGGACTGGGGTCATGGCCCGCACGCCGGGCCCGCAAGACCCCCCAACGCACCGCCCTGATCCACGGGGACACCGCCGCCACCTACGCGCAGCTGTACGCGCGCACCACCCGCCTCGCCCAGGCCCTGCGCGCCCTCGGCCTCCGCCGCGGCGACCGCATCGCCTATCTCGGCCCCAACCACCCGTCCTACCTCGAAACCCTCTTCGCGGCGGGCACCCTCGGCGCGGTCTTCGTCCCGCTCAACCCCCGCCTCGCCGGACCCGAAATCGCCTACCAGCTGCGCGACTCGGGAGCCAAGGCCCTGGTGTACGCGCCGACGCTGGCCGGACTCGTCGCCGGTCTGCCCGGCAACGCGGACGTGCGGACGTACGTCGAAGTCGGCGCCCGGTACGAGGAGTTGATCGACGGAGCGTCCGAAGAGCCGGTCGACCAGCCCGTCACCGCCGACGACACCTGCATTATCATGTACACCTCGGGCACGACGGGCCGCCCCAAGGGCGCGATGCTCACGCACGGCAACCTGACGTGGAACGCGATCAACGTCCTCGTGGACACCGACCTGATCGCCGACGAACGCGCCCTGGTCTCCGCCCCGTTGTTCCACACGGCCGGGCTCAACATGCTCACCCTGCCGGTGCTGCTCAAGGGCGGCACCTGCGTCCTGGTCGAGAGCTTCGACCCGGCGGCCACCCTCGACCTGATCGAACGGCACCGCATCACCTTCATGTTCGGCGTACCGACGATGTTCGACCAGGTCGCCCGGCAGCCGCGCTGGGCCGACGCCGACCTGTCGTCGCTGCGGATTCTCACCTGCGGCGGGTCGCCGGTGCCGACGCCGCTGATCGCCGCCTACCAGGAGCGCGGGCTCACCTTCCTCCAGGGGTACGGCATGACCGAGGCCGCGCCCGGCACGCTCTTCCTGGACGCCGAACACGCGGTGAGCAAGGCGGGTTCGGCGGGGGTGCCGCACTTCTTCAGCGATGTGCGCGTCGTGCGGCCGGACTTCGCGCCGGCCGAGGTCGGCGAGACGGGCGAAGTGGTCGTGCGCGGGCCCCATGTGATGCCCGGGTACTGGGGGTTGCCGGACGAGACGGCCGCGGTCTTCGCCGACGGCTGGTTCCGCAGCGGGGACGCCGCCCGGATCGACGAGGACGGCTACGTCTTCATCGTGGACCGCATCAAGGACATGATCATCTCGGGTGGCGAGAACATCTACCCCGCCGAGATCGAGGATCTGCTCCTCGCCCATCCCGACATCGTCGAATGCGCGGTCATCGGCGTCGCCGACGACAAGTGGGGCGAGGTGCCGCGCGCGGTGGTCGTCGCCCGCGAGGGCGTCGAACTCGACCCGGACGACATCCTCGCGTCGCTCGCCGGACGCCTCGCCAAATACAAGATCCCGAAGTCGGTGGTCGTCGCGGACGAACTCCCGCGCACCGCCTCCGGGAAGCTCCTCAAGGCCCGTGTCCGCTCGCGGTACGGCACCAACTCCTAG